A stretch of the Agelaius phoeniceus isolate bAgePho1 chromosome 1, bAgePho1.hap1, whole genome shotgun sequence genome encodes the following:
- the PLAG1 gene encoding zinc finger protein PLAG1 isoform X2 — translation MATVIPGDLSEVRDTQKVPSGKRERPYKCTQQDCTKAFVSKYKLLRHMATHSPEKTHKCNYCEKMFHRKDHLKNHLHTHNPNKEAFKCEECGKNYNTKLGFKRHLALHAATSGDLTCKVCLQTFESTGVLLEHLKTHAGKSSGGVKEKKHQCEHCDRRFYTRKDVRRHMVVHTGRKDFLCQYCAQRFGRKDHLTRHMKKSHNQELLKVKTEPMDLLDPFTCNVSVPIKDELLPVMSLPSSELTSKPFTNTLQLNLYNTQIQSMQSSASAHQMVATSLPLGMPCPIDMESVHPSHQLSLKYPLGTTSYSISMPEKEQPLKGEIESYLMELQSGMPSSSQDSQASSSKLGLDPQVGPLDDGSGEVSLSKGSVPISEPLNAPSLDFSQLFNFIPVNGPPYNPSVSVGNLGMSYTQEEAHSSMTQLPPQTQDPQDPSNSIGLGSLHSLSAAFTSSLSTTTTLPRFHQAFQ, via the exons ATGGCCACTGTCATTCCTGGTGATTTGTCAGAAGTAAGAGATACCCAGAAAGTCCCTTCAGGGAAAC GAgagaggccctacaagtgcACACAACAAGACTGCACCAAGGCCTTTGTTTCTAAGTACAAATTACTAAG GCATATGGCTACTCATTCTCCTGAGAAAACCCACAAGTGTAATTATTGTGAGAAAATGTTTCACCGAAAAGATCACCTAAAGAATCACCTACATACACACAATCCCAACAAAGAGGCCTTTAAGTGTGAAGAATGTGGAAAGAACTACAATACCAAGCTTGGGTTCAAACGTCACCTGGCTTTGCATGCTGCAACAAGTGGTGACCTCACCTGTAAGGTATGTTTGCAGACTTTTGAAAGCACAGGAGTGCTGCTGGAGCACCTAAAAACTCACGCAGGCAAGTCATCAGGTGGAGTGAAGGAGAAAAAGCACCAGTGTGAACACTGTGACCGTCGGTTCTACACCCGAAAGGATGTCCGCAGACACATGGTAGTGCACACTGGAAGAAAGGACTTCCTCTGTCAGTACTGTGCACAGAGATTCGGGCGCAAGGATCACCTCACGCGCCACATGAAGAAAAGTCACAACCAAGAACTTCTGAAGGTCAAAACAGAGCCAATGGACCTTCTAGATCCCTTTACCTGCAATGTTTCTGTGCCTATTAAGGATGAGCTGCTTCCAGTGATGTCTTTACCTTCCAGTGAACTGACATCAAAGCCATTTACAAACACTTTGCAATTAAATCTCTACAACACTCAGATTCAGTCCATGCAGAGTTCTGCATCTGCACACCAAATGGTTGCCACATCGTTACCATTGGGAATGCCTTGTCCAATAGATATGGAGTCTGTCCACCCTTCTCACCAGCTATCGTTGAAATACCCACTCGGTACTACCTCATACTCAATTTCTATGCCTGAAAAAGAACAGCCATTGAAAGGGGAAATTGAAAGTTACCTAATGGAGTTGCAAAGTGGTATGCCTTCTTCATCCCAGGATTCTCAAGCATCTTCATCAAAACTAGGGCTGGATCCACAAGTAGGGCCACTAGATGATGGGTCGGGGGAAGTTTCCCTTTCCAAGGGCTCCGTTCCTATTAGTGAACCTCTAAATGCCCCATCATTGGACTTTTCTCAGCTGTTCAACTTCATACCTGTAAATGGCCCTCCCTATAATCCTTCTGTTTCAGTGGGAAACCTCGGGATGAGTTATACGCAAGAGGAGGCACATTCTTCTATGACTCAGCTCCCACCACAAACCCAGGATCCGCAAGATCCTAGCAATAGTATAGGTCTTGGGTCTCTGCACTCATTGTCAGCAGCTTTCACAAGCAGTCTAAGCACAACCACCACCCTACCACGATTTCATCAAGCTTTCCAATAG
- the MOS gene encoding proto-oncogene serine/threonine-protein kinase mos, with protein sequence MPSPIPLNCFLSFEYSPSANLRPCSSPLVIPGKDSKSFLGGASSARTRRLPSRLSWCSIDWEQLCLLQPLGSGGFGSVYKATYHGATVAVKQVKKSSKNRLASRQSFWAELNVAQLQHDNVVRVVAASTCAPASENSLGTIIMEYVGNITLHHVIYGTGDAWRQGEDEEEGCGGKALSMEETVCYSCDIATGLAFLHSQDIVHLDLKPANVFITEQGVCKIGDFGCSQKLEKGSSQSARVCQQGGTYTHRAPELLKGERVTAKADIYSFAITLWQMVTREQPYLGERQHVLYAVVAYNLRPSLAAGEFHESAVGQALHSIISCCWKANAEERLCAEQLLPSLSALKQSL encoded by the coding sequence ATGCCATCACCTATTCCTcttaattgttttctttcttttgagtATTCCCCCTCTGCAAATTTgcgcccctgcagcagccctttAGTTATCCCTGGCAAAGACAGCAAAAGCTTTTTGGGgggagcttcttcagccaggACTCGCCGCTTGCCCTCACGTCTGTCCTGGTGCTCCATTGACTGGGAGCaactctgcctgctgcagcccttgggATCTGGGGGCTTTGGCTCTGTCTACAAAGCCACCTACCATGGTGCCACGGTGGCTGTGAAGCAGGTGAAGAAGAGCAGCAAAAACCGGCTGGCATCGCGGCAGAGCTTCTGGGCTGAGCTGAACGTGGCCCAGCTCCAACACGATAATGTGGTACGTGTGGTGGCTGCCAGCACCTGCGCCCCAGCCAGCGAGAACAGCCTGGGCACCATCATCATGGAGTATGTGGGTAACATCACCCTGCACCATGTCATTTATGGCACTGGGGATGCATGGAGACAGGGGGAGGACGAGGAAGAAGGATGTGGAGGGAAGGCCCTGAGCATGGAAGAGACTGTGTGCTATTCTTGTGACATCGCGACAGGCTTAGCCTTTCTGCACTCACAGGACATTGTGCACTTGGACCTGAAACCTGCAAATGTTTTCATCACTGAGCAGGGAGTGTGCAAGATTGGAGACTTTGGGTGCTCCCAGAAACTGGAGAAGGGCTCGTCCCAGAGCGCCCGTGTTTGCCAGCAAGGGGGCACGTACACACACCGTGCCCCTGAGCTCCTCAAGGGGGAGAGGGTCACTGCCAAAGCAGACATCTACTCGTTTGCCATCACTCTCTGGCAGATGGTGACCCGGGAGCAGCCATACCTGGGCGAGCGGCAGCATGTGCTCTACGCCGTGGTCGCCTACAACCTGCGCCCGTCGCTGGCTGCCGGGGAGTTCCACGAGTCTGCCGTGGGCCAGGCACTGCACAGCAtc
- the PLAG1 gene encoding zinc finger protein PLAG1 isoform X1 encodes MATVIPGDLSEVRDTQKVPSGKRKRGETKPRKNFPCQLCDKAFNSVEKLKVHSYSHTGERPYKCTQQDCTKAFVSKYKLLRHMATHSPEKTHKCNYCEKMFHRKDHLKNHLHTHNPNKEAFKCEECGKNYNTKLGFKRHLALHAATSGDLTCKVCLQTFESTGVLLEHLKTHAGKSSGGVKEKKHQCEHCDRRFYTRKDVRRHMVVHTGRKDFLCQYCAQRFGRKDHLTRHMKKSHNQELLKVKTEPMDLLDPFTCNVSVPIKDELLPVMSLPSSELTSKPFTNTLQLNLYNTQIQSMQSSASAHQMVATSLPLGMPCPIDMESVHPSHQLSLKYPLGTTSYSISMPEKEQPLKGEIESYLMELQSGMPSSSQDSQASSSKLGLDPQVGPLDDGSGEVSLSKGSVPISEPLNAPSLDFSQLFNFIPVNGPPYNPSVSVGNLGMSYTQEEAHSSMTQLPPQTQDPQDPSNSIGLGSLHSLSAAFTSSLSTTTTLPRFHQAFQ; translated from the exons ATGGCCACTGTCATTCCTGGTGATTTGTCAGAAGTAAGAGATACCCAGAAAGTCCCTTCAGGGAAACGTAAGCGTGGTGAAACCAAACCAAGAAAAAACTTTCCTTGCCAACTGTGTGACAAGGCCTTTAACAGTGTTGAGAAATTAAAGGTTCACTCATACTCTCACACAGGAgagaggccctacaagtgcACACAACAAGACTGCACCAAGGCCTTTGTTTCTAAGTACAAATTACTAAG GCATATGGCTACTCATTCTCCTGAGAAAACCCACAAGTGTAATTATTGTGAGAAAATGTTTCACCGAAAAGATCACCTAAAGAATCACCTACATACACACAATCCCAACAAAGAGGCCTTTAAGTGTGAAGAATGTGGAAAGAACTACAATACCAAGCTTGGGTTCAAACGTCACCTGGCTTTGCATGCTGCAACAAGTGGTGACCTCACCTGTAAGGTATGTTTGCAGACTTTTGAAAGCACAGGAGTGCTGCTGGAGCACCTAAAAACTCACGCAGGCAAGTCATCAGGTGGAGTGAAGGAGAAAAAGCACCAGTGTGAACACTGTGACCGTCGGTTCTACACCCGAAAGGATGTCCGCAGACACATGGTAGTGCACACTGGAAGAAAGGACTTCCTCTGTCAGTACTGTGCACAGAGATTCGGGCGCAAGGATCACCTCACGCGCCACATGAAGAAAAGTCACAACCAAGAACTTCTGAAGGTCAAAACAGAGCCAATGGACCTTCTAGATCCCTTTACCTGCAATGTTTCTGTGCCTATTAAGGATGAGCTGCTTCCAGTGATGTCTTTACCTTCCAGTGAACTGACATCAAAGCCATTTACAAACACTTTGCAATTAAATCTCTACAACACTCAGATTCAGTCCATGCAGAGTTCTGCATCTGCACACCAAATGGTTGCCACATCGTTACCATTGGGAATGCCTTGTCCAATAGATATGGAGTCTGTCCACCCTTCTCACCAGCTATCGTTGAAATACCCACTCGGTACTACCTCATACTCAATTTCTATGCCTGAAAAAGAACAGCCATTGAAAGGGGAAATTGAAAGTTACCTAATGGAGTTGCAAAGTGGTATGCCTTCTTCATCCCAGGATTCTCAAGCATCTTCATCAAAACTAGGGCTGGATCCACAAGTAGGGCCACTAGATGATGGGTCGGGGGAAGTTTCCCTTTCCAAGGGCTCCGTTCCTATTAGTGAACCTCTAAATGCCCCATCATTGGACTTTTCTCAGCTGTTCAACTTCATACCTGTAAATGGCCCTCCCTATAATCCTTCTGTTTCAGTGGGAAACCTCGGGATGAGTTATACGCAAGAGGAGGCACATTCTTCTATGACTCAGCTCCCACCACAAACCCAGGATCCGCAAGATCCTAGCAATAGTATAGGTCTTGGGTCTCTGCACTCATTGTCAGCAGCTTTCACAAGCAGTCTAAGCACAACCACCACCCTACCACGATTTCATCAAGCTTTCCAATAG
- the PLAG1 gene encoding zinc finger protein PLAG1 isoform X3: MATHSPEKTHKCNYCEKMFHRKDHLKNHLHTHNPNKEAFKCEECGKNYNTKLGFKRHLALHAATSGDLTCKVCLQTFESTGVLLEHLKTHAGKSSGGVKEKKHQCEHCDRRFYTRKDVRRHMVVHTGRKDFLCQYCAQRFGRKDHLTRHMKKSHNQELLKVKTEPMDLLDPFTCNVSVPIKDELLPVMSLPSSELTSKPFTNTLQLNLYNTQIQSMQSSASAHQMVATSLPLGMPCPIDMESVHPSHQLSLKYPLGTTSYSISMPEKEQPLKGEIESYLMELQSGMPSSSQDSQASSSKLGLDPQVGPLDDGSGEVSLSKGSVPISEPLNAPSLDFSQLFNFIPVNGPPYNPSVSVGNLGMSYTQEEAHSSMTQLPPQTQDPQDPSNSIGLGSLHSLSAAFTSSLSTTTTLPRFHQAFQ; this comes from the coding sequence ATGGCTACTCATTCTCCTGAGAAAACCCACAAGTGTAATTATTGTGAGAAAATGTTTCACCGAAAAGATCACCTAAAGAATCACCTACATACACACAATCCCAACAAAGAGGCCTTTAAGTGTGAAGAATGTGGAAAGAACTACAATACCAAGCTTGGGTTCAAACGTCACCTGGCTTTGCATGCTGCAACAAGTGGTGACCTCACCTGTAAGGTATGTTTGCAGACTTTTGAAAGCACAGGAGTGCTGCTGGAGCACCTAAAAACTCACGCAGGCAAGTCATCAGGTGGAGTGAAGGAGAAAAAGCACCAGTGTGAACACTGTGACCGTCGGTTCTACACCCGAAAGGATGTCCGCAGACACATGGTAGTGCACACTGGAAGAAAGGACTTCCTCTGTCAGTACTGTGCACAGAGATTCGGGCGCAAGGATCACCTCACGCGCCACATGAAGAAAAGTCACAACCAAGAACTTCTGAAGGTCAAAACAGAGCCAATGGACCTTCTAGATCCCTTTACCTGCAATGTTTCTGTGCCTATTAAGGATGAGCTGCTTCCAGTGATGTCTTTACCTTCCAGTGAACTGACATCAAAGCCATTTACAAACACTTTGCAATTAAATCTCTACAACACTCAGATTCAGTCCATGCAGAGTTCTGCATCTGCACACCAAATGGTTGCCACATCGTTACCATTGGGAATGCCTTGTCCAATAGATATGGAGTCTGTCCACCCTTCTCACCAGCTATCGTTGAAATACCCACTCGGTACTACCTCATACTCAATTTCTATGCCTGAAAAAGAACAGCCATTGAAAGGGGAAATTGAAAGTTACCTAATGGAGTTGCAAAGTGGTATGCCTTCTTCATCCCAGGATTCTCAAGCATCTTCATCAAAACTAGGGCTGGATCCACAAGTAGGGCCACTAGATGATGGGTCGGGGGAAGTTTCCCTTTCCAAGGGCTCCGTTCCTATTAGTGAACCTCTAAATGCCCCATCATTGGACTTTTCTCAGCTGTTCAACTTCATACCTGTAAATGGCCCTCCCTATAATCCTTCTGTTTCAGTGGGAAACCTCGGGATGAGTTATACGCAAGAGGAGGCACATTCTTCTATGACTCAGCTCCCACCACAAACCCAGGATCCGCAAGATCCTAGCAATAGTATAGGTCTTGGGTCTCTGCACTCATTGTCAGCAGCTTTCACAAGCAGTCTAAGCACAACCACCACCCTACCACGATTTCATCAAGCTTTCCAATAG